DNA from Actinomycetota bacterium:
CCACCGCGCCGGCTGCGCCGCCCGCCCAGGAACCCGAGGTCGCGCCCGAACCGGAGCCGGAGCCGCTCGACCTCCCTCCGCCTCCCTCTCCCGACGCGTACGGCGCCTGGGACCTGCCACCGGACGATCCGGGCAGGTAGCCCCACCTGCGCAGGAGCCCGGGAGCCGGGCGCCGCGTTTGCGGCCGGGGGCTGACTCCGACAACATAGGGCGGTCCCCGACATCACCTGTCATCGACATCCGACAAGGAGGCAGCGTTGCTGGCACGCGTAACCTACGGGTTGGTCGTAGCCGCCCTCATCGCGCTCGTCCTCGGGATCTTCGTCCTCGACGACAACAACACGATGCTGTACGTCTCGATCGCCCTGTCGATCCTGTGCATCGCGCTCGTCGTCTTCGGCGCGGCCCGACGGGCGAAGTACGTGTCCCCCGAAGGGGAGGCCGCACCTGAGCCCGACGTGATCGAAGCCACCGACGACGCCTCGACCGAAGTGGTCGCGTCCGACGAGGTCCTCACCGCGTTCGACGAGGACGCGACCTGGGACGACGAAGAGGAAGAGGACGAGGAAGAGGACGAGGACGACGAGGAGGAGGAGGTATCTCCCGCTCCTCGACGCTCCGCCTCGAAGGCGAAGGCCGCGCCGAAGAAAGCCGCGAGCCGAGGCGGCGCCAAGAAGACCGCTGCCGCGGCGACGAAGACGCGCGCGAAGGCGGGCAGCTCTTCGAAGAAGGTCGTCGTGGTCCCCGGCCGGGATCGGTACCACACCGCCGGGTGCCGCTTCGTGAAGGGCAAGGACGACACGGAGGAGATCGCCGCCGCGACGGCCAAGCGCCGCGGCTACGAGCCCTGCAGCGTCTGCAGCCCCGACTAGCTCAGACGCGCCGCCGGAACACGTCCGTGTCGAGGTTCGCGACGCGGTCGAGGAACAGGACGCCGTCGAGGTGGTCCATCTCGTGCAGGAGCGCCCTGGCCTCGAACGCGTCCGCGCGGACCACGGTGGGATCCCCGCTGCGGTCGGTGCCGCGGACCGTGATGCGTTCAGGCCGGCGCACGTTGGCGGTGAGGTCGGGCAGGGACAGGCAGCCCTCCCGCGCCACCTCGGCCCCTTCCGACCAGACCAGCTCTGGGTCGAACATGACGATGAGCCCGTGGCAGGACCTCGCCCGCCGGTGGCCGGTGACGTCCACGACGACGCAGCGACGCAGGACCCCCACCTGGTTCGCGGCGAGCCCGACGCAGCGCTCGTGTGACCTCATCGTGTCGACCAGGTCCTGCGCGAGCCGCAGGGCGTCGCGGTCGGGGGCTCCCACGGGTACGGCCGTCTGCTTCAGGACGGGGTCCGGGTAGGTCCGGACCGGGAGGACCGCCACGCCTACAGGATGTCCTCGTCCAGCGGACGCAGGGAGACGTCCACCCCGATCTCCGCGGCCAGACCCGTCAGGGTCCGCTCCAGCTCCTCGGCCCCCGGGTCCGGCGGGACGCTCAGCTCGAGCATCACCGCGTAGACGGGGTCGGCCCCCCCAACGAGCCGGGAGTTCAGGTCCGTGATGTTCACTCCGCGCGTCGCGAGGGCCTCGCTCACCCTGAAGATGATCCCCGGACGGTCCGCACCGTAGACGGTGAGGATGTGCGACGCGGCCGCGTCCGAAGGCGTGTCGTCGACCGGCAGGACGGACAGGGTCAGTCCCGTCCCCCGGCAGGCTTCCTGCAGCGCGTCCTCGAGCGCCTCGGCCGACGCTCCCTCGGCGGCACTGAGGATGAGCATGATCGAGAAGTTCCCGCGCAGCAGGGTCATGGACGCGTCCTCGACGTTGCACCCGTGCTCGTACAGCACCCGGGCGACCGCCGCGACGATGCCGGGGCGGTCCCGTCCGATCGCGGCCAGGGCGAACGAGGGCATCAGCGCAGCTCTACGCGGACCTCGTGCCCCTCGACGGCGATGGTGTCCGCGCCGTCGGCGAGCGACGCATCCAGGGTGAGCTCGGTAGCCAGGACCTCCTCGGCCACGTAGGCCTCGTGCGCGCGTACGGCGCGCATCACCTCGTCCGGCCCGGCCAGCGCGAGGGAGACGCGGTCCGTGACCTCCCGGCCCTGGGCCTTGCGGAGGTTCTGGAGCTGATGGACCAGCTCCCGGGCGATCCCCTCTGCCCTCAGCTCGTCGTCCAGCTCCAGGTTGAGGGAGACCCCGTAGGGCGCCTGGTAGGCGAAGGCCGTCCCTTCGGCCGGTTCGCGCCGGATGTCCACGTGGTCGATCGTCACGCGTACGACCGTCCCGTCGTCGAGGTCGATATCGACCGCCTGGCCGGCCTCCAGCGTGTCAGCCACCTCGGCCGCCACGTTGTGGACCTGCGGGTCGACCAGCGCCTTGGCGAGCATCCCCACCCGCGGCCCCAGCTCCGGTCCGGCCACCCGATAGTTGGGGCGGAGGGAGACGTGGACGAGGGTCCCTACGTCCTCGGCGAAGGAGATCCGGCGGACGTTGAGCTCCTCGGCGATCAGGTCCGCCGCCCGCTCGGCGTCGGCGCGGTACTCGGCCGGCACGAGCAGGACCGCTTCCGAAAGCGGCTGGCGCACCTTCACCTGTGCGTCGCTGCGCGCGGAGTGCCCGAGGGAGACGAGGGTCCGGGCCACGGCCATCGTCTCCGCGAGCGCGGGGTCGATCAGCCTGCTCTCGGCCCGCGGGAAGTCGGTCAGGTGGACCGAATCGGGAGCCTGCGGGTTCACGCCCACGACGAGGTTGCGGTACATCGCCTCGGCGATGAACGGGGCGAACGGCGCCAGGACCCGGGCGAGCTCGCTGAGGCAGGTCCACAGGGTCCAGTACGCGGCGTTCTTGTCCGCTCCCTCGGCATCGGTCCGCGCCTCCCGCCAGAACCTGCGTCGCGAGCGCCGGACGTACCAGTTGGACAGGTCGTCCACGAACTCCACGATCCGGCGTCCGGCGCGCAGCGCGTCGAAGGACTCCAGCCCCTCGCTCACCTCCTCGATCGTCTGGTGGAGCTCGGAGAGGATCCACCGGTCGAGGTCGGGACGCAGCTGGGGCTCGACGAGCGGCCACTCCTTCG
Protein-coding regions in this window:
- the def gene encoding peptide deformylase is translated as MAVLPVRTYPDPVLKQTAVPVGAPDRDALRLAQDLVDTMRSHERCVGLAANQVGVLRRCVVVDVTGHRRARSCHGLIVMFDPELVWSEGAEVAREGCLSLPDLTANVRRPERITVRGTDRSGDPTVVRADAFEARALLHEMDHLDGVLFLDRVANLDTDVFRRRV
- a CDS encoding ACT domain-containing protein — protein: MPSFALAAIGRDRPGIVAAVARVLYEHGCNVEDASMTLLRGNFSIMLILSAAEGASAEALEDALQEACRGTGLTLSVLPVDDTPSDAAASHILTVYGADRPGIIFRVSEALATRGVNITDLNSRLVGGADPVYAVMLELSVPPDPGAEELERTLTGLAAEIGVDVSLRPLDEDIL